The Anguilla rostrata isolate EN2019 chromosome 2, ASM1855537v3, whole genome shotgun sequence genome contains the following window.
TGAAATACTTTCTCTTTCAAACACCATTACTCTTTTTTATACTTTCTTGAGCACTAACTCACAATCTCTCTTAAGCACTCACCCTCCATCTATGATTTCATCTACCACCAGAAAAACTCCATCAAGGTTTTCCAGCAGACATCTCTTCTCCACGTTCTTCCTGTAGACAGGAGCAGAATGATACGAAATTAACATCATTACAAGCCCTAAAGTTGCTTTTAGCAGTGCTTAAGAAAGTAATTCATCCACATCTTATCATATAACTGTATGGCACATAATATGTAgtgcatgaaaaataataacacacacacacacacacacacacacacacacacaatcagtacTGGTGTTAGATCAAGTAAAGAGAGTGGCTGAGCAGTAAAAAGAGGGGCTAGCTGAGGTGATATAGTGACTATTTGTGCTCCACACATCTGCTGCACTGGTTTCTAtggaaacaacatcagcacCAATACCTCCTCCAAGTAGGTCTGAGATTCCAGATATAAGCAGAGAAACTGCTCCTTTGCCATATAGCAAAGCACTCAAGGTTCCTTTCTTTACTATAATCAGCTCTCAGGCTTTTTTGAAGTGTGATATCAAGCTCATGAACCAATATCTGAACAAGCTATGATGTAGGCTTGTGAAGCGTGTATCCACCACACTACAAGGGGGAACACAAAATGCACCCCTCGTGTTTGCAAACTGATTTTAGTTAGTTATCAAGCATGTACAACTGTACATCACTTCCATCTTCCTGGATGAagttgatttaaaataaaaatccaccaGTATTAATGCTGGCTATTTCACCATATTGATacaatattttagaaataatttTGGTCTATttatatgttgtatttattattcaagCAGTCCTAGAGTAATATGACTCCGATGACTTGATCACAAAGTGAGTGAGCATTTCCCTTAGCAGTTATGTACAGCAGCGGTTCCCAAACTTGTCAGGCCCAAGGCACCCCTGTAAATAATCTCCATTTCCAAAATATCCCAAAATAATACAAGCAAACGCTCACACTATGGATTGGTTGTAAATCTTGTAAATCTGCATTAAAGACAGAAATAGATGAACCTGTCAACCTGTTTCAtttaacaaattacatttagaaatgaaatatttacgTAATTCTCACAAGTCAGTGAGCCTGTCACTTGAAATAACTAGTGACTTGACCTGGCTGACCACCCTGGCTGACCAATGCCCACATTATGGACTGAAAGTcttatatgtatgtgcatgtaaataactGGGGATGATATAAACGTGGTGGACTGAGAATAATATCAACTGAAATTCAGGAGAACAGGCAGACTGAGCTGTTTTGAGGGGGTATGGGGAGGTTATGATCTCAGGTATGCATGTGGGGGGaaggaaattatatttatatataggcTAGATATGTATGCCTGTATAAGTGTCTGGATCATAGAGAGACCTCCATAGAAAGGTATCTTGAGAAATGGTAGATACAATCTTAAGATCACGTGCCGTGGTACAAAGCATCTTATTACTGTAATTTGATTATGGGGGAGTGTACGAtgcagtttctctcttcctggagTAGTGGGGCGGGGTCTCCTGGTGGTGAGTCAGGGTGTTACAGAtctgttcctgtccagaccttatttgggCAAACAAAAGGAGGTGTGTAATGTGGAAGGCTTGCACATgattgcatttaagggaagtccaaagaaacatttGGGGAGAACCTGCTCAACAGTTCTCCTGATACCATATGGAATCATTTCACTTGTTGATGTTTATTTTCCTAAGCCAGCATGGTATCCAGTGTTTAGCTACAGGTATTGAATGTGTTCATATTTGCTCTCACTGACTTAACCAGTAATTTGGCTTAATAAACCAACATACTTTCACCTTATCTGCATCTTCCTTTCCAGTTCTTTTGCAACTTCACAAATGCCCAGAACACAGTTCTAAACCCCACGAGAGCCAGAGCATATGTTCTTAGGTGCAGCAGTATCCCGGGCGCTGTGGTACAGTATGTATGGTTGAGTTTCAGGGTCAGCCCCCACATCTCACTCAGAGCTGGGTACAAGGCGCAAGAGACCTCTGAGTTTCTAGCAGTAGAATCCAAGTCGTAAGAGACCACTGAGTATTCAGTAACAAGTCACAAGAGGCCTCTGAGTTTCTAACAGTAGAATCCAAGTCATAGGATAACTACTGTACGAGTACTGAGTAACAAGTCTCAGGAGATCTCTGAGTTTCTAGCAGTAGAAGTCATTTAACCTGAGCCTATGCCATATGTAGCCGTAACAAGTTTAGACCTCTAAGTTTCTCACAAGTTAAAAACAAGTCCTCCAACCTCTGAGACTAAGCGAGAGGGGGTGCTGGTGTCAGGCATGGACTCTGAAATGCAGGTATGTCATCTAGCACcaaagcatgcacacatcagGTTATCTCTGGGTAAATTATGTTTCTATAGCACCTTTCCCTACTCTTACTGACAAAATGACTGCAAAATCAGCTCAGTCTCCCTAAAACTCTGTGTACGGCAACTACAAAGTATGAAGAGACCAACGCACCTCTTCACATCAAGTTAAATTTCTGTGTAGAAAGTTGCTCAGCATCGTTTTTATGCATACCCACCCTACATACATGTACCCCCCTACACTTTCTTTcacttattttcattaatttatacaAAAATGCATCAAGCTACGAGGCATAAATACAACAAGCCATATCGCAGAATTATTCAGTGAAAATGGGTCCAGCAGAAGGGGCGAGGGGCatcttaatttctgttttttttttttgtttaataattttCTTCATTAATCTTCTTTTCTGCGGTGAATCATACGACGtggtgcttttgtttgtttcaccaCCGAAAATAAGATTGAGAGGGTAAGACTGACAGGGTTTGAccaaatgtattatatttacgTCTCAGTGGAAGAAGAAGTGCAGAGGACTTTGGTTCAGACAAATCCCAAATCCTCTCATTCACAGTATGATTTCTCAGTTTTATCTTAActtcttcatttttaatataggctaaattaaatttcaagGAAGCCCTGGAGTGATCTCACAGCACCCCGGAACCCACTTTGAAAAttcttatatacagtatagtgaAAGTCACAGACCACCCTTTACTTTATTCAATTTTCAGTCATTCAGTGCaattttcagtgtcagacaataatgcaggaaacatacagtatattttacagaaaattaaagcaaagcCTCCACCACTACTTATAATATCAAATCTATCCGTATTTGTCAACTCTGTCTTTTATGCACCCTACTACCACTTTAAGCCTTCCATCCTTCCAATCAACAAACAAGTTAACAGAAGTGTCAATGATGTTATGTTAGAATcctttgccttcaaaagtgactctaacattcaaacaaacaactacCCAAACACACTTTAGCTGCCTTGCTGATTTCTTTGTTGTGTGTCTCAAATGATAATGCCCCCAGCACTGTTAAAAAGATCAAGCTGCTGGTATTCTAAGAACAATGGACTGGCCATCccagagtccagacctcaaCATCATTGAATGTGCTTGGAATTACCTGGATtaagagaagcagaaaatggAACCAACTTATAAAACTAAACTTCGGAGGTGTTTACAAGAAGCATGGAAAAATATCCCTGCAGATTTTAGGAAAACTCAACACAAGTCTCCCAAAACAAATGGAAGCTATAATAAAGGCAGAGGTGTGCCATACAATTTCTAGCCACAAATAAAATTCTCATGGCAACGTAATTCCCCTCACTATATCAGAAAATCACGAATTGGTGCTTTTTATTTCCAAGAACAGCTCTACCCTCACGGCACGCACATTGTTCAAATTTTCTAAAGTGAAGTAGTATTTCATAGGCCTATGTTGTGTTATAGCCTACATGTGTTAGTATAGCctacattaaaatgttatatttggcCCTacttatttaaattacattcgcaccagattttttatttatttctagaAGCATGTTAAATTTCTTAAAGcctgttttaaaattaataaacaatgTACATGTTCCTCAGCACGAGTGTCACCCCTCCATTCACAAAAGCTATGGAAACGCATAGCCAGCATGCAATGGACGTAATGTTTGATCTTTGAAACAGATTTTCAAAATTCCAGGTATGAATGGTTtgaaagaacaaacacacacatttcggGTTTTGTGAGAAAGTCTCAGCGTTTAGTTCTAAAaaggatatttcactttgataTAAtgtaagtaattttgtggagcctaccCCATAGCATTTGCAAGCATGAACAGGCCTTCTAGCAACACCTGTCCCTGTGGACTGTTAACAGCATCACCCTTCCTTCCGGTTGTCAGGTTCCggactcccattcatttttccaAACTTCTCCAAAATTAAcagctttaaaacacaaactacagTGGATAATTCATCCGtataaagtttttttcccctaaatgAAAGATACCTGTTTTTTTGAGCTAATTAGCTCTTTTCAGGTTTAGGTTGTAGAAAGAGGAACTATTTTCAAAACGTGTAGAAATACAACAAGCTGTTGTTTAATTTACTTTAAGGGGCAGGAcaatggtgcagtgggtagcactgctgcCTCACAGCAAGTAGGTCCTGTGTTCGaacctggcctgggcctttctgtgtggagtttgcatgctctccccgtgtccgcatgggtttcctccaggtactccggtttcttcccacagtccatgCAGGTACGTTAATTGaaaactctaaattgcccataggtatgagtgtgtgagtgaatggtgagtgtgccctgcgatagattgacgGCCTGTCCAGGCTGTATTCCAGGCCCGTGCCCAATGCACGCTcagataggctccagcacccccctgcgaccctgaccaggataaaggggtatagataatggatggatggattgtgTGCAAGGataaatcagtaaaaataataaaactttttgCCGGAACTTCTGAAACGCTGAAAATACATCAGTTCTGAAAACCTTTTTGAAGGTGCTCTATTTTATCAATCCATTATTCTCTTGTGCTTTAAAACTACTCATTTCAGCAAGGTCCCGGAAATGAATAGGAGTAAATTGGGAGCCTGAAAACCGAGAGGAACAGCAACACTGCTAACGGTCAGCAGGGACAGCTAATTGCTAGTATTCACGCCATGAAAATACAATGGGGGTAGGCTccacaaaataatgtattttatataaaagttAAATATCCCTTTAAGCTTTTGGTGGTGTTGAAATCCCAGTGTTCTGTAGGCCTATATATGCAAGTGGCTGGTGGGGCAGCGGTGAAAGGTGAGGGCCGCATGATAGAATTTTGAAAGGGCCCCCATGGACCACAGAATAAATAACTTGCActtaatggctgttttcactggaatgtaaataaaaaaggggggtaTCTGACTTTTGTGCAGTACTGTACATCCACCACTAGGTACCCAAGATGCTAATAAAGAAGTCACAGCCACTGATATATGTTCACTCTATTTATCAACAGCAAGTATAAGACACAAGCAAAACCTGGGGAAATTAAACACTTACCTCAGAATCTGGCTGAGCGAATCAAACAGGCAGTTTAAAACCAACATCAGCATGAGCTGAAAGGacagaaaaaaggttttttttacatattgggactcattcacaaaactttgcttaaattattcttgcttttgttcttaaaaatgaaaaaccaatatgggattcatgacacatgtgcaaacctttgtttttgtgcatatcccaggtgtatcagATGATGCATGCTGAAAATTCTATGTGCAATCCTGTTGTGTGGTTAGCATAAGggaacagccatgaacaaatacagctaagaaaatgaatgccaaaatgttcgtggaaatgttcttacacgCAGTTTATGATGAAATATGATTGTGCGcgtgttttgtgaatgaggcccattgtctttTTGTAATACAAAGGACAAAATTACTGTTCTTGCAAAGAGCATGGCTTTCCAGCCAAAATATTTCTACCTAGGGGCCATCATCCACACAGCTATTGTCATCGTATCAATTTTACCTCGTTTTCCTGAGCGCTGCCCACCACGTAGAAAAAGAGGTCAATGCTGCTTTTGTAAACAATAGTCATCCCCTCTAGGAACGCTATTTCATCTGATCaaggaaagaaacaaataaacagagagagaacaagagcaaaccatttatttattcagttgtgTCATTAGCATACCATACCATGTGTGTCGGCATGTGACTTCAAGCCAATGACAGTTAGGGACCCTGGGTGTTGAATTACTCTCACACATCCTGTTTCTTTAAAAGTCAGTAAGGATTTTCAGTGATAGAGATTCTCTATTTGCTGTTTCTCCCGTGGTAGGAACTGACCTGACCAGGAACCAGAGGGAACCCAGTAAGGGCCCTCTGAACTGATCACAGTCTGGGACTTAGGGAAGAGCATAAAAGTTATTTTACCAACACAGTTTAAGAGATGAATAGGATGGGACAGAAGAAGGGATGTAGCCCAAAATTGTTTTGTTAGCCTTTCCAGAGTGATTCTTCGCTTTCCTCTTTCCTGAGACATATTCCAACTTCTTGAGTCTCCAGCAGCATGTGTGCATACTTGGAAAAGGCCACACTCAGTGGTTAAATGCATACTGTGCTACTTATGTTTACTGTGATTGTGATGTATACTAAATACAACTGGGTTAATATTCAGCTTCAAATGAACTGTTTTGACAGTTCTGTGTAGTCCAATCCAATATGCCCACTGTCAgaacatatatttaatttgatttagttATCACATGAGTCTTGTTGAGTATTCAGATCATATTTGTTTGTGAATCTACATGAGAGCCTACCAGTGGTTTAGGAGCAGAACCCAAAAGGAGAGATTGACATACTGTcagctttgtgtgttttgttgaagACGTTACTCTCAAAGTTCTTCTGTTCCTTCATGGAGGGGTAAAGCTCGGTGTCATAGtactgcaaatacaaaaaagtattgGAAATGTATCCTGAATAGGCATTGTCTGCTCATAATATGACAAAGTGATGATGATGGCTTCAAAACTAAAACAAGGTTTAGTATGTAGTTTAGTATAGTAtggacaaaacaaataagatatTTGTTCTCTACCTTAGAAAAGAGTCGGTTTCCATCATTGTCAagaatgaaaacagattttacTGTATAGAGAGAAGGTTCCTGGAAAACAGATAATGATGACTGTCATTAAAATTGGCCTATTGTATGAATATtgtcacacatttttaattgacaGAATGGtttaacaatgtataacatatGTAATGACACTAAAAGGCAAGTATTAAAGAAATCGTTATGATGATAAAGTCGATGATACCATGATGACTGCGACCATCTGATGACACCATCATGATCGTGACCTCTCCCCAGAAGCTGGGCCATCCTGAGTCAAAGTTCTGTTATGCACTGACCGCCTCAAATGCACAGCCAAAGTGTATCACAGAACTTGGGCCTGGGGACGCTTAGGTGGAGAACAGGTGGGCACTTTTCCTTCAGTATATGTGGAAGCAGCTATTTCCTTCAGCTGCTTCCATACACACTGTATAGCTTGATTCAAGAAATTTGATTAAATATCTAGTTATCTTTGACGTAATATCAGAAATACTTTTGATTACTGCTCATTGCTGTAAGTTTTAGAGTGATGTGATTCGCACCAAGCAGCTGTTGTTACCACGATACGTTtagtcaaatacattttatataaaaagcTTACGGAACTTAAATCGTAGAATTTAAGACatgaaaatttaataaataaataaactggatCTGATCCTATAGCAATTGAGGGGAGCGCACCGATAATTAccaccaaaacaaaacatacgCCCTCGATAGTAGTTAAAAGGCATGTACTAACGTTAAAAGTATATAAATGGTTGTATATAAACCACTATAACGTGAATGGAAATACAAATTAGGTTATGTGGTTCATGCCAAGGGAACCTGTGGAATATTCAGTCCACGACTATTGTATACTAAAGTGTGTCCCTGGCAGCGAAATCGTAAAACAAGACGTGGCACCCACAATTCTCAACAATAGGCTTGCCTACCATTCAGACGTAGTCACCAGCCTCAGTGGCATATTTTGTCCTAAAGTTATGCGGacgcaagttttttttttttttttaacagaatatttttttaattcacctAACAATTAGCTTGCACCAATGTCACTTTTGGAGTGGGAACATTAGAGACTCACAGTTTCCCATTTTCCACAATATTCCTTTTCACCATTTAACAACACTATCTATTCGTTTTTACATACATGGGTTTGTTATCCTTATCTTCTAGGAAATAAAAGTTCAACTACGATACACGTACCTGTTgctgcacatttaaaaagctAAACCTTTCTGGCTTTCATGTTTATGAAAACCCTTACACACGAAATGCAATTTTGAAAACGCCGCTCGTGCGTAAAGTGCATGCAATTGAAGTCGCTAATAGTCTAAAATATATGCATCTATTTGATCTCTAAAAAACGGTCAACCCAGAAAACTGACCGGTGAACCTAAAATGACTCATTTTCAGCGCATCCCAGACCAGCTGTTAAATCAGAAACCATTCAGAGCGAGAAGATgaacatataatatatataacaaCAGGGACTTCCTACCAGAGCCATGAAGTCCATGGTGGTGTATTTCTATGTTGACGTGGACAGGCTTGAGCTGTCATTTTAATAGACCTCACGGATCCTTCTGACTCATAGGTGGGCGGGTCTTCTGTTTCCAACCTGTGTTGAAACTGTGTTGCTGCatcggccattttgtttctaagTGCGTTGTGTTTATTGATGTAGTGGCCTACCATTAGGTAGAGCCACAATGGTATCAGTTTCTAGCTAGGCGTTCACAAATTATAGTGTCCCAGCATCTGCCTGTAGAGGCTTGCGTGGCACTTGAGGTGCGTACGAATAAGATTCATGCCTGTCGCCAGTATCTTTCACTTAATCTGATATTTtagataaaattatttttttctttgaagaaaTCGGTGTCATTTCTCGTACAAACATAAATGCACGATGAAGGAATTATACTTCATGGATCAATTGCAGTATGCTTAGCTGGAGTTCAAAAGTTTTAAagctgcattacaactggaacagctatccaAAACTGTGGAATAAAGATAATGTATTCCATTTGTAATGCGGTTCTGTAGTCTAggggccagtttcacagacacagattaagccttGTCCTAGATCAGTGGTACTCAACCCTGTTTCAGGAGATCTAGGCttttactccaaccctaacaaagcacccctcattcaacagccaaaGATCTTGTTGCGCTTCTAATTAGTAAAGTTAGGTGTGCCAAACTACGGTTGAATGAAAACCTGTagaatggtagatctcctgggCCCAGTTGTTCAGAAGTAATCTGATCGGATTTCAGCTATCGGATTGGATCAAATCTTGAAAATGGGttgttcaaaagaaaaaaggattcTGAAATCGGATTAGATCACGTAATCCAGTCTTGGTTTTGATCTGGATCAAACCTTCAGTATGTGTTCAAAAGTTTGTAGTAGGATTGGGATACCTTTGATCCAAAAATTCAGGATTATCCTGATTCCAGCAGAAGGGTGGATTCAGGGTGGATTTGAGGAACAAAAGgtaataaaactttaaaattggTAAAATAATACAACATTTGTATCATGtagtatatatacatttatttatattttgcactTGATTTGTTTAACCGTTGCAGTGGTAAAGTAGATAAAGTAGACATTAAGGCTACCTATTAAGCCTTCCAGTAGCCTatagtaaagtaaaaaataaaggattTTGTCCCCTTAAAATAATCCCCAAACAGCTGTtaatatcaaacaaaaaataatatatttaattttaaatgtcatttatcaCTGTATATTAATTACAATGACACAATCATCAGAGATGAACCAGTCAAAAGTAGTTGCATCCCTTATTGCATGTCCAGTCAGTCCTTCATTCTGAGAGAAAGCCGGAGGCTGGTCTGGGTCTTCAACAGGCTCAGGTGCATCATAAACGTCATCACAGAGAGGGACATTGCGCCTGGTAGCGATGTTGTGCAGGACAATACAGGCAAGTATTATGTTGCTCGCTCCCTGTGGTTCCACTCACAAGTAGTTAAGGCATGCAAAGCGCCTCTTCAGAACTCCATTTAAACGCTCAATTGCACATCTTGTTTTGCAATGAGCAGTGTTGAACTCTGCCTGCTCAGGTGTGTTTGCTGCAAGAAAAGGGGTCATCAGCCATGGGAGTGGATAGGCACTGTCTCCTAATATTATGCCATCTGGTCGGTTGGTTTGGTGCTCTCTGTATAGAGCGCTGTCCCTCAGGATATATGCATCATGGACAGACTCAGGCCACTTCATGACGCAGTTTGTGATGATGAGGTCAGCGTCGCCCACAAGTTcgatgttatttttattttatttttgttatttaacctttatttacctagggtaggttcgctgagcacggatgctcttttgcaggaacaccctgcttcacactcatacacattcacatctgggagctgcccagtactaccacaatcctctattgtaggccactgagcagctcaactggagggagaacatttttttagccaattaaatcaaggGATgcttaggtggcaagtttttgcgagagccagatctgggattttagccaggacactggggaaccccctactctttgcgaacagtgtcatgggatctttaatgaccacagtgagtcaggacctcagtttaacgtctcatccaaaagacagcatctcctacagcacaatgtccccgtcactgcactggggcattgggatTTATTTGACCAGAGAGAAGTTTgtcccctgctggcccaccaacaccacttccagttgcgactcagtattccctggtggtctctcATCCAAgtaccaagcccacacttgcttagcttcagccagtgggcaggagcagagtgtgtggtgcTATGGCTGCTGGTATGTTGATGCTGTGCCTCCCCTTTCGGTAGTCCCACTCCCTCTCACGAGGTGCTTGTATACGCACATGAGTGCAGTGGATAACCCCAATAGTATTGGGCATGTTCCCCAAAAGAAAAACTTGCGCTTGGTCTGGGCAATCTGGTCATCCTTTGGAAATGAAACAAACTGATTGACCAGGCTGAGGAATGCGATTTACACAGCTTTCACCACATCACTCACAGTTGATTTGTCCACTCCTATATTGTCACCAACAACTTGGTAGAAAGTCCCAGGTGCACATAAGCACAGAGCAATGAGGACTCGTGACTCTTTTGGTTTCAGCATGGAAGTTTTGGCCTGACAAGGTCTGCAGTGTACTTAATATCAGCATTCCCAAAGCGAAACCGAGCATACAGTTCCTCAGTGGTGTATTGCTCCAGTGGTTTTGTATGCTCAATGTACACCCTTTGATGGTATCCTCTCCTACCAAAACGGAGGTAGCGATGGACAATAGCCATATCAGTGCCTCTCTGTAAGTCCTCTGAGAAAGGCTGAATAAGATGGCTGTGTAATTGGTCttttcaaacacacacctatattaatagctcgatttggccaaagatgagatttaattggattattgttgttgtcccaatatacatgactcggaaagaatcagattattgaccgaggtgtgtCTAAGGCTTcctataaatcctgcttcctccaattttgtcgcaacttttttgaatagttcttccatccatgtattttaggatatttaactcctttagttgcaatagcatgaagttggtctccttgTCTGTccagatgtgtttttttcaccatgatactagggagggcaaaacggagctttagaatgtcgcc
Protein-coding sequences here:
- the LOC135247666 gene encoding coatomer subunit zeta-1-like isoform X3, which translates into the protein MDFMALEPSLYTVKSVFILDNDGNRLFSKYYDTELYPSMKEQKNFESNVFNKTHKADNEIAFLEGMTIVYKSSIDLFFYVVGSAQENELMLMLVLNCLFDSLSQILRKNVEKRCLLENLDGVFLVVDEIIDGGVILESDPQQVIQKVNYKVDENPLSEQSVAQVLQSAKEQIKWSILK
- the LOC135247666 gene encoding coatomer subunit zeta-1-like isoform X2; translated protein: MVAVIMEPSLYTVKSVFILDNDGNRLFSKYYDTELYPSMKEQKNFESNVFNKTHKADNEIAFLEGMTIVYKSSIDLFFYVVGSAQENELMLMLVLNCLFDSLSQILRKNVEKRCLLENLDGVFLVVDEIIDGGVILESDPQQVIQKVNYKVDENPLSEQSVAQHISQKLAMTSTVLQSAKEQIKWSILK
- the LOC135247666 gene encoding coatomer subunit zeta-1-like isoform X4 translates to MVAVIMEPSLYTVKSVFILDNDGNRLFSKYYDTELYPSMKEQKNFESNVFNKTHKADNEIAFLEGMTIVYKSSIDLFFYVVGSAQENELMLMLVLNCLFDSLSQILRKNVEKRCLLENLDGVFLVVDEIIDGGVILESDPQQVIQKVNYKVDENPLSEQSVAQVLQSAKEQIKWSILK
- the LOC135247666 gene encoding coatomer subunit zeta-1-like isoform X1, yielding MDFMALEPSLYTVKSVFILDNDGNRLFSKYYDTELYPSMKEQKNFESNVFNKTHKADNEIAFLEGMTIVYKSSIDLFFYVVGSAQENELMLMLVLNCLFDSLSQILRKNVEKRCLLENLDGVFLVVDEIIDGGVILESDPQQVIQKVNYKVDENPLSEQSVAQHISQKLAMTSTVLQSAKEQIKWSILK